One window of Centropristis striata isolate RG_2023a ecotype Rhode Island chromosome 21, C.striata_1.0, whole genome shotgun sequence genomic DNA carries:
- the qrfprb gene encoding pyroglutamylated RF-amide peptide receptor: MAASTDSGQGSTKITPEVLQEMLRYYNLSRQEFINTYNIQPLVYIPELPYSAKTTFVIMYMLIFVLALAGNSLVIYIVLKKRAVQTATDIFICSLAVSDLLITFFCIPFTLLQNISSEWFGGVLVCKTVPFVQTTAIVTGILTMTCIAIERYQGIVFPLRMRRQYSSKRAYKMLGLVWIASVIVGSPMLFVQQLQVKYDFLYDHYHVCCQESWPSLTHRQVYSTFIMVALFLLPLAAMLFLYTRIGVELWIRRRVGDSSVLNTMNHREISKISRKKKRAVKMMITIVLLFTICWAPFHTVHMLFEYYDLENKYDGVTVNMIIAVVQAIGFFNSFNNPIVYAFMNENFKKSCVSTLSR, translated from the exons ATGGCAGCTTCCACAGATTCAGGGCAAGGGTCCACCAAGATAACTCCCGAAGTGTTACAGGAGATGCTCCGGTACTACAACCTGAGCCGCCAGGAGTTTATCAACACTTACAACATCCAGCCGCTCGTCTACATCCCGGAGTTACCGTACAGCGCCAAgaccaccttcgtgatcatgtACATGCTCATCTTCGTGCTGGCTCTGGCTGGAAATAGTTTGGTCATCTACATAGTTTTGAAGAAACGCGCGGTGCAGACGGCgactgacatttttatttgttcccTGGCGGTCAGCGACCTGCTCATCACTTTCTTCTGCATACCTTTCACTTTGCTGCAGAACATCTCGTCTGAATGGTTCGGGG GGGTTTTGGTTTGCAAGACAGTTCCCTTTGTACAGACTACAGCCATAGTGACAGGCATCCTCACAATGACCTGCATTGCCATTGAGAGATACCAGGGCATTGTCTTCCCACTGAGAATGAGGAGGCAGTACTCATCCAAAAGGGCATACAAGATGCTAg GGCTGGTATGGATTGCTTCAGTGATAGTCGGGTCACCAATGCTGTTTGTGCAACAGCTACAG GTGAAGTACGACTTCTTGTATGATCACTACCACGTGTGCTGTCAAGAGAGTTGGCCCTCTCTGACACACAGGCAGGTGTACAGCACCTTCATCATGGTGGCTCTTTTCCTGCTCCCTCTGGCAGCCATGCTGTTCCTTTACACACGTATAGGCGTCGAATTGTGGATCCGCAGGAGGGTTGGCGACTCCTCAGTCCTCAACACCATGAACCACAGAGAGATCAGTAAGATCTCAAG gaaaaagaaaagagcagtAAAGATGATGATTACCATCGTTCTCCTGTTTACCATTTGCTGGGCGCCATTCCACACAGTCCACATgctgtttgaatact ATGACTTGGAGAATAAATATGACGGAGTCACCGTGAACATGATTATCGCTGTTGTTCAGGCCATCGGGTTCTTCAACAGCTTCAACAATCCCATCGTTTACGCCTTCATGAACGAGAACTTCAAGAAGAGCTGCGTCTCCACCCTCTCCCGCTGA
- the tbata gene encoding protein TBATA, with amino-acid sequence MSTAQSPDSSGAIRERSSSHTNQVPFTPEFSKMLTKSSPRFGALSHHSFFSRHNPHPHRVKHIQGLNGGPVCMVRDDWYVTSSLFPHPLLKSHVLRKATDTSFAFPLVQNHYGDRSTKNKSAQFSEAWRDELKELAAKVHLSSQAQKEKKQEQVQPEEELVRRKTQYSAETGRIVPPPTHSYQRRSHSQHLKYPQPFHDQELMVFELLCQILQTDSLSTVQQWLLLAGQREKDLVMGMIKQALDGVDLSGHHQQDFQKLRAFPGTSLSVYGPTFDQSWRKPQTASSYRGNQASSDDKPERIGDAEVLEVHAETQDHPLQHTESV; translated from the exons ATGTCAACAGCACAGAGTCCAGACTCCAGTGGGGCGATAAGGGAGAGGAGCAGCAGTCATACTAATCAGGTGCCATTCACCCCTGAATTTAGCAAGATGCTGACCAAAAGCAGCCCGCGCTTTGGTGCACTGAGTCATCACTCCTTCTTCTCCCGGCACAACCCTCATCCCCACAGGGTGAAACATATTCAAG GACTCAATGGTGGGCCCGTTTGTATGGTGAGGGATGATTGGTATGTTACCTCCTCATTATTTCCTCATCCACTTCTCAAGAGCCACGTCCTCAGGAAAGCAACGGATACCTCTTTTGCTTTTCCGCTCGTTCAGAATCATTATGGAGACAGAAGTACCAAAAACAAATCAG CACAATTTTCCGAGGCCTGGAGGGATGAACTTAAAGAACTTGCTGCAAAAGTCCATTTGTCTTCTCAagcacaaaaggaaaaaaaacaggaacag GTCCAACCTGAGGAAGAACTTGTCCGCCGAAAGACCCAATATTCAGCTGAAACGGGGAGAATCGTCCCACCACCCACGCACTCTTACCAACGCAGATCCCATTCCCAGCACCTGAAGTACCCTCAGCCCTTCCATGATCAAGAACTCATG GTGTTTGAGCTACTGTGTCAGATCCTGCAGACAGATTCCCTCTCCACAGTGCAGCAGTGGCTCCTGCTTGCAGGCCAAAGAG AGAAAGACCTTGTGATGGGCATGATCAAGCAAGCTCTGGATGGTGTGGACCTCTCAGGCCATCATCAACAGGACTTTCAGAAGCTCAGGGCTTTTCCTGGTACATCTCTGTCGGTGTACGGTCCAACGTTCGACCAGTCGTGGAGAAAACCCCAAACAGCAAG CTCATACAGAGGGAACCAAGCTTCCAGCGACGACAAACCAG